Proteins encoded together in one Synechococcus sp. BL107 window:
- the cgtA gene encoding Obg family GTPase CgtA, whose protein sequence is MQFIDQARISTRGGRGGDGIAAFRREKYVPAGGPSGGDGGHGGHVVLEADSNLQTLLDFKYKRLFAADDGKRGGPNKRTGVSGRELVIKVPCGTEVRHLTTGILLGDLIEPGTRLVAAFGGRGGLGNAHYLSNRNRAPEKFTEGRDGEEWPLQLELKLLAEVGIIGLPNAGKSTLIAVLSAARPKIADYPFTTLIPNLGVVRRPSGDGTVFADIPGLIAGAAQGAGLGHDFLRHIERTRLLIHLVDAGSEDPVEDLRVVEQELKAYGHGLVDRPRLLVLNKKELVQESDLPDVLANLENASGRNVSCISAAMGTNLNELLDNVWKELGV, encoded by the coding sequence GTGCAGTTCATCGATCAGGCGCGGATCTCCACACGCGGTGGCCGCGGCGGTGACGGTATCGCTGCATTCCGCAGAGAAAAGTACGTGCCCGCCGGAGGTCCCTCTGGGGGGGATGGTGGCCATGGGGGGCATGTGGTGTTGGAAGCCGACAGCAATCTGCAAACGTTGTTGGATTTCAAATACAAACGGTTGTTTGCTGCAGACGATGGAAAACGCGGTGGGCCGAATAAACGCACTGGCGTTTCAGGGCGTGAACTAGTGATCAAAGTTCCCTGTGGGACTGAAGTTCGGCACCTCACTACAGGCATTCTTTTGGGCGATCTCATTGAGCCCGGAACAAGGCTGGTGGCGGCCTTTGGGGGGCGTGGGGGCTTGGGAAATGCCCATTATTTGAGCAACCGCAATCGTGCACCCGAGAAATTTACGGAAGGGCGTGATGGTGAGGAGTGGCCGTTGCAGTTGGAGTTGAAGCTGCTTGCGGAGGTGGGAATTATTGGTTTGCCCAATGCTGGTAAAAGCACCTTGATTGCCGTGCTTTCGGCAGCTCGTCCAAAGATTGCCGACTACCCGTTCACTACTCTGATTCCCAATCTGGGAGTGGTGCGGCGTCCGAGCGGGGATGGCACCGTTTTTGCCGATATTCCTGGCCTGATTGCTGGTGCAGCCCAAGGGGCTGGTCTGGGCCATGATTTTTTACGCCATATCGAAAGAACGCGCCTCTTGATTCATCTGGTCGATGCCGGATCTGAGGACCCGGTTGAGGATTTGCGCGTGGTGGAGCAGGAGCTCAAAGCCTACGGGCATGGATTGGTCGACCGGCCAAGACTCTTGGTGCTGAACAAGAAAGAACTGGTGCAAGAGTCTGATTTGCCAGATGTGTTGGCCAACTTGGAAAACGCCAGCGGACGAAATGTTTCATGCATATCTGCCGCCATGGGAACGAATCTCAACGAGCTGCTTGACAATGTATGGAAAGAGCTTGGGGTGTAG
- a CDS encoding ABC-F family ATP-binding cassette domain-containing protein, producing MSLISLVGASKDFGIRTLFADLNLHIGDKERLGLIGPNGAGKSTLLKVLAGSEPLGNGERRCSPRLRVELVGQESRITPGLTVLEQVLEGCGAKRDLLLRFNALSDAVAAAPDNTALLSELGELSQTMDEEDAWSLEQQCREVLQKLGIGDLQRPVEDLSGGYRKRVGLASALVACPDVLLLDEPTNHLDAAAIEWLQSWLDRYPGALVLVTHDRYVLDRVTRRMVEVDQGRARTYQGNYSTFLQHKAEEDASEAASAAKFRGVLRRELAWLRQGPKARSTKQRARLQRIEAMREDKPSQAKGKLEMASVSRRIGKQVIEAEALGVTANGHPDGLRLLDDFSYSFSPEDRVGILGPNGSGKSTLLDLIAGRRQATEGTLRLGETIHIGYLDQHTDAFDQGKGLERKVIEFVEEAASRIDLGGEQVTASQLLERFLFPPAQQHSPLSKLSGGERRRLTLCRMLVQAPNVLLLDEPTNDLDVQTLSVLEDFLEDFRGCVIVVSHDRYFLDRTVDRLFCFENGRLKRFEGNYSEFLEQQKQLERTQTLAPTPTKERQPRKPPSEGPRRRSFKETKELEQLDSRLPQLEKQRSALEAQISGHCDDMTARSLELAELISTIEQAEERWLELSELAI from the coding sequence GTGAGTTTGATCAGCTTGGTGGGTGCGTCGAAAGACTTCGGCATCCGAACTCTCTTTGCCGATCTGAATCTTCATATCGGCGATAAAGAGCGCCTTGGGTTGATCGGTCCGAACGGCGCCGGAAAATCCACCTTGCTCAAAGTTCTCGCGGGAAGCGAACCGCTCGGGAACGGTGAACGACGCTGCTCTCCGCGTCTACGGGTTGAACTCGTTGGGCAAGAGAGTCGAATCACCCCTGGGCTCACCGTTCTCGAACAAGTCTTGGAAGGGTGCGGGGCCAAACGCGATCTGCTGTTGCGCTTTAACGCCCTTAGCGACGCGGTTGCCGCGGCACCAGACAACACAGCATTGCTGTCAGAGCTGGGAGAACTCAGCCAAACGATGGATGAAGAGGATGCCTGGAGCCTCGAACAGCAATGCCGAGAAGTACTGCAAAAACTGGGAATTGGCGACTTACAACGTCCCGTAGAAGATCTCTCTGGCGGCTATCGCAAACGGGTTGGATTGGCCTCAGCACTGGTGGCCTGCCCAGATGTACTGCTTCTAGACGAACCCACTAACCATCTCGATGCTGCTGCAATTGAGTGGCTTCAGAGCTGGTTGGATCGTTACCCGGGTGCCCTCGTTTTAGTCACCCACGACCGTTACGTGCTCGATCGTGTCACCCGACGAATGGTGGAAGTCGATCAGGGCCGGGCTCGAACGTATCAAGGCAACTACAGCACCTTTTTGCAGCACAAAGCCGAAGAAGATGCTTCCGAAGCAGCTTCAGCTGCCAAGTTTCGTGGAGTTCTTCGACGCGAACTGGCCTGGCTTCGACAGGGCCCCAAAGCTCGCAGTACCAAGCAAAGAGCACGACTTCAACGCATCGAGGCGATGCGCGAAGACAAACCAAGCCAAGCCAAGGGCAAGCTCGAAATGGCGAGCGTGAGTCGCCGCATTGGCAAACAAGTCATCGAAGCGGAGGCTCTTGGGGTGACGGCGAATGGACACCCTGATGGCCTACGCCTGCTCGACGACTTCAGCTACAGCTTCAGCCCTGAAGACCGTGTGGGAATTTTGGGACCCAACGGCAGCGGGAAATCCACCCTGCTGGATTTGATTGCAGGACGGCGTCAAGCCACGGAAGGAACTTTGCGGCTTGGCGAAACCATCCATATCGGCTATTTGGATCAACACACCGATGCCTTTGACCAAGGCAAAGGCCTGGAAAGAAAAGTGATCGAATTTGTCGAAGAGGCGGCCAGCCGGATCGATTTAGGCGGGGAACAGGTCACCGCCTCGCAACTTCTAGAACGCTTTCTTTTCCCCCCTGCACAACAACACAGCCCACTAAGCAAGCTTTCGGGAGGAGAGCGTCGTCGACTCACCCTGTGCCGAATGCTGGTTCAAGCCCCCAACGTGCTGCTGCTTGATGAGCCCACCAATGACCTTGACGTGCAAACACTCAGCGTTTTGGAAGATTTTCTAGAAGACTTCCGTGGCTGCGTCATCGTCGTTTCCCACGATCGCTATTTTTTGGATCGAACCGTGGATCGTCTGTTTTGTTTCGAAAACGGCCGTCTAAAGCGTTTTGAGGGCAATTACAGCGAATTCCTTGAGCAACAAAAACAACTGGAACGGACGCAAACCCTTGCACCAACACCCACCAAGGAACGTCAGCCCCGCAAGCCCCCATCGGAGGGGCCACGACGTCGCAGCTTCAAGGAAACAAAGGAACTAGAACAGCTGGATTCAAGATTGCCTCAACTCGAGAAGCAGCGCTCAGCGCTAGAAGCGCAAATCTCCGGCCACTGTGACGACATGACCGCACGAAGCCTCGAACTTGCAGAGCTTATTAGCACCATTGAACAAGCGGAAGAACGCTGGCTCGAGCTCAGCGAGCTTGCTATTTGA
- a CDS encoding glutathione S-transferase C-terminal domain-containing protein has protein sequence MSIPPIVVMAAKAGWRWQWQRLMGGLGPADAAGNYSRPKSDHLEAQVPDPLDLQSRRPDQRPHLLVGRSCPWAHRTWLVHQLRGLDQSLNLLTASADHKAGRWQLNPPWLGCNSLLALYQRCGAPPSHRATVPVLIDPIHPKILGNESAQLVEVLNRWPAHAEAPDLAPPELQNSIHRWQELLQPNVNDGVYRCGFARNQAAYNRAVTALFAALDQVESSLGQSGPWLCGDRITLADVRLFPTLIRWEMVYAPLFGCSQRPLWQFPKLWDWRRRLYRQPGVQASCDAEAWRHDYFGALFPLNPGGIVPTGPDLTTLVSSDIANA, from the coding sequence ATGTCGATTCCACCCATCGTTGTGATGGCAGCCAAAGCAGGTTGGCGTTGGCAATGGCAAAGGCTCATGGGCGGCCTTGGTCCCGCCGATGCCGCCGGGAACTACAGCAGACCCAAAAGTGATCACCTTGAGGCGCAAGTCCCCGACCCTTTGGACTTGCAGTCCCGCCGACCAGACCAACGCCCCCATTTACTTGTTGGACGCAGCTGTCCATGGGCCCATCGCACCTGGCTGGTCCATCAATTGCGAGGGCTTGATCAGAGCCTCAATCTTCTGACGGCCTCTGCAGATCACAAGGCAGGACGGTGGCAACTCAATCCTCCATGGTTGGGATGTAACAGCTTGCTTGCGCTGTATCAACGCTGTGGCGCGCCTCCCTCCCATCGCGCCACTGTTCCAGTGCTGATCGACCCCATCCATCCCAAAATCTTGGGGAACGAAAGTGCCCAGCTCGTAGAGGTGTTGAACCGCTGGCCAGCCCACGCGGAAGCCCCCGACCTGGCACCACCAGAGCTGCAGAACAGCATTCATCGTTGGCAGGAACTCCTTCAACCCAATGTGAATGATGGGGTTTACCGCTGCGGCTTTGCCCGCAACCAAGCGGCATACAACCGTGCCGTAACCGCACTATTTGCAGCCCTCGATCAAGTGGAGTCAAGCCTGGGGCAATCGGGCCCCTGGCTTTGTGGCGATCGAATCACCTTGGCGGACGTGCGTTTATTTCCCACATTGATTCGTTGGGAGATGGTCTACGCACCCTTGTTTGGTTGTAGTCAGCGTCCTCTCTGGCAGTTCCCGAAACTTTGGGATTGGCGACGACGTTTATATAGGCAGCCGGGTGTCCAAGCAAGTTGTGACGCCGAGGCTTGGCGACATGACTACTTCGGAGCGTTATTTCCGCTGAATCCTGGTGGAATTGTCCCCACTGGTCCAGACCTGACCACACTTGTATCCAGTGATATCGCGAACGCATGA
- a CDS encoding DUF2301 domain-containing membrane protein, whose protein sequence is MTTGDPQFEGVYGPYTITSTDRLEVQRYRISLLVAGLAMTAALVHWWQFGDRWAWIWLLPLMAGLGLALHWIHIYVRPLHNALKLFWLMGCLGWGLLLTRAGPDEALAVLVAQPLWILAIGPLFAALAGIGFKEFFCFRRPEAIGLTLLLPIALLGRLVGIMNTTLCAALLLTAALLMVVLALRKFGMEAAADVGDKSVFAYLDSQRPVSTP, encoded by the coding sequence ATGACAACGGGTGATCCGCAGTTTGAAGGCGTTTATGGCCCTTACACGATTACATCAACAGATCGGCTGGAGGTGCAGCGCTATCGCATCTCACTTCTTGTCGCTGGGCTAGCGATGACTGCGGCGCTCGTGCACTGGTGGCAGTTTGGGGATCGCTGGGCCTGGATTTGGCTTCTACCACTGATGGCCGGGCTCGGCTTAGCACTGCACTGGATCCATATCTATGTAAGACCACTCCACAACGCGCTGAAATTGTTTTGGTTGATGGGTTGCTTGGGCTGGGGGCTGCTCCTAACGCGGGCTGGCCCCGATGAAGCCCTCGCCGTGCTTGTTGCACAACCGTTATGGATCCTGGCGATCGGTCCCCTGTTTGCTGCCTTGGCAGGCATTGGCTTCAAGGAATTTTTCTGCTTCCGACGACCCGAAGCGATAGGGCTCACCCTGCTTCTACCCATCGCCCTCCTTGGGCGTCTAGTGGGCATTATGAATACGACCCTATGCGCTGCTCTTCTACTGACAGCAGCACTGCTGATGGTGGTGCTCGCACTCCGCAAGTTCGGGATGGAGGCCGCTGCAGATGTGGGCGATAAGAGTGTGTTTGCATATCTAGACAGCCAACGCCCTGTCAGCACACCGTGA
- a CDS encoding CP12 domain-containing protein has translation MKSIDEHIQKDQSELEAAKATGDQAKERHLTEELKSLEEYKEHNPEDKHDPTSLELYCDANPDADECRVYDD, from the coding sequence ATGAAATCCATCGACGAGCACATTCAGAAGGATCAATCTGAACTCGAAGCAGCGAAAGCCACTGGAGACCAAGCCAAGGAGCGCCACCTCACTGAAGAGCTGAAGTCTCTTGAGGAGTACAAAGAGCACAACCCAGAGGACAAGCACGACCCCACCTCTCTCGAGTTGTATTGCGACGCCAATCCTGATGCAGACGAATGCCGGGTTTACGACGATTGA
- the hemB gene encoding porphobilinogen synthase → MELTYRPRRLRRTPALRAMVREHSLSAADFIYPLFVHEGDGVEPIAAMPGASRWSLSALMGEVQRAWDLGVRCIVLFPKVSEELKTEDGAECFNENGLIPRAIRQIKAAIPQMAIMTDVALDPYSCDGHDGIVSEHGVVLNDETIEQLCKQAVVQARAGADLIGPSDMMDGRVGAIREALDDEGFEHVGIISYTAKYSSAYYGPFREALDSAPRSDGSKPIPKNKDTYQMDPANAREAITEAQLDEQEGADIMMVKPGLAYLDIIHRLREESELPIAAYNVSGEYSMVKAAAERGWIDEKAVVLETLLSFKRAGADLILTYHACDAAGWLRES, encoded by the coding sequence ATGGAGCTCACCTACCGCCCCCGTCGTTTGCGTCGTACGCCAGCTTTACGCGCCATGGTGCGAGAGCACAGCCTTTCAGCTGCAGACTTTATTTACCCCCTCTTTGTGCATGAGGGTGATGGGGTAGAGCCCATTGCTGCCATGCCTGGAGCTAGTCGGTGGAGTCTGTCTGCTCTGATGGGCGAGGTTCAGCGCGCCTGGGATCTGGGTGTTCGTTGCATCGTGTTGTTCCCCAAGGTGTCTGAGGAACTCAAAACGGAAGATGGGGCGGAGTGTTTTAACGAAAACGGGTTAATTCCCCGTGCGATTCGTCAAATCAAAGCGGCTATCCCTCAGATGGCGATCATGACGGATGTTGCTTTGGACCCCTATTCCTGTGATGGGCACGACGGGATTGTGAGTGAGCACGGAGTTGTTCTCAATGATGAGACGATTGAACAGCTTTGTAAGCAGGCGGTAGTTCAAGCCCGAGCTGGTGCAGATCTCATTGGTCCTAGCGACATGATGGATGGCCGTGTTGGGGCCATCCGCGAAGCCCTCGATGATGAGGGATTTGAACATGTCGGCATCATTAGCTACACCGCTAAATATTCTTCGGCTTATTACGGCCCGTTCCGAGAGGCTCTGGATTCGGCGCCGCGATCTGATGGGTCAAAACCGATTCCGAAAAATAAAGACACCTACCAAATGGACCCAGCGAATGCTCGGGAGGCGATTACTGAAGCTCAGCTGGATGAGCAAGAAGGCGCCGATATCATGATGGTGAAACCTGGCTTGGCTTATCTGGATATCATTCACCGTCTCCGTGAGGAATCAGAACTTCCCATCGCTGCATACAATGTAAGCGGCGAATATTCAATGGTGAAGGCGGCTGCAGAGCGCGGCTGGATTGACGAAAAAGCTGTTGTTTTAGAAACTCTGCTGAGCTTTAAAAGAGCTGGAGCTGATTTAATTCTCACCTATCATGCTTGTGATGCCGCTGGTTGGCTTCGGGAAAGTTAG
- a CDS encoding aspartoacylase produces MAASDVLVVAGTHGNELNAPWLLEQWNHQPDLINSAGLSIQRLVGNPQAQAAMRRYVDRDLNRSFRADLLEQSGGDLEMRRARELVGRFGPKGDEPCSVVLDLHSTTAAMGCSLVLYGRRPADLALAALVQSALGLPIYLHESDSAQTGFLVERWPCGLVVEVGPVPQGVLEARIVRQTRLAVEACLEALAGVRSGVVRLPRQVVLHRHLGSCDVPRGEADQPQALVHQRLQGRDWIPLTPSDAIFEAADGTTLESPQMEHQPIPVFINEAAYAEKHIAFSLTQREVWEMEPQWLEHLAKLLG; encoded by the coding sequence ATGGCTGCCAGCGATGTTCTGGTTGTGGCAGGGACCCACGGCAATGAGCTCAACGCTCCGTGGTTGTTGGAGCAATGGAATCATCAGCCTGATCTGATCAATTCCGCGGGTCTTTCCATTCAACGGTTGGTGGGTAATCCCCAGGCCCAGGCTGCGATGCGTCGTTACGTCGACCGTGATCTCAACCGAAGTTTCAGAGCGGATCTGCTTGAGCAGTCGGGTGGAGACTTGGAAATGCGTCGCGCGCGTGAACTGGTTGGGAGGTTTGGGCCAAAGGGAGACGAGCCCTGCTCCGTCGTGCTCGATTTACACAGCACAACGGCTGCGATGGGGTGTTCTTTAGTGCTTTATGGACGAAGACCTGCTGATTTGGCCTTGGCAGCCCTTGTTCAATCTGCCTTAGGGCTACCGATTTATTTGCATGAATCAGATTCGGCCCAGACCGGGTTTTTGGTTGAGCGGTGGCCCTGTGGATTGGTCGTAGAAGTCGGACCTGTTCCCCAGGGAGTTCTTGAAGCACGGATTGTGCGTCAGACGCGCCTTGCAGTGGAGGCTTGTCTAGAGGCGCTTGCAGGTGTTCGATCAGGAGTGGTGCGTCTTCCCCGACAGGTGGTGTTGCACCGGCACCTTGGTAGCTGTGATGTGCCACGAGGGGAGGCCGATCAGCCCCAAGCCTTGGTTCACCAACGGCTCCAGGGAAGGGATTGGATTCCCTTAACGCCATCAGATGCGATTTTCGAGGCAGCCGACGGAACAACGCTGGAGTCTCCTCAAATGGAGCACCAACCCATTCCCGTTTTCATCAATGAAGCGGCCTATGCCGAAAAGCACATTGCTTTTTCTCTAACGCAGAGGGAGGTGTGGGAGATGGAGCCCCAATGGTTGGAACACCTTGCAAAACTTCTGGGCTGA
- a CDS encoding VOC family protein, producing the protein MPTVDRLGHVAIRVDDVERAVTFYKGLGMRLVWQADDWCYLEAGDTRDGLALLGPGYKAAGPHFAFHFRDRADVDAIHHRLKAQGVHVGAVHDHRDGTASFYLKDPDGNWLEMLYEPPGGIPSNCD; encoded by the coding sequence ATGCCAACGGTTGATCGGCTCGGCCACGTCGCTATCCGCGTTGATGATGTGGAACGTGCCGTGACCTTTTACAAAGGGCTGGGCATGCGTCTGGTTTGGCAGGCGGACGATTGGTGCTACCTCGAGGCAGGTGACACTCGGGATGGCTTGGCACTGCTCGGACCGGGCTACAAGGCGGCAGGCCCCCATTTCGCCTTTCATTTTCGCGATCGGGCTGACGTGGATGCCATTCATCATCGACTCAAGGCGCAAGGAGTCCATGTGGGTGCCGTGCACGACCATCGCGACGGCACTGCCTCCTTTTATTTGAAAGATCCCGACGGCAATTGGCTCGAAATGCTTTATGAACCCCCCGGTGGCATCCCTTCCAACTGCGACTGA
- a CDS encoding endonuclease MutS2: MNPPVASLPTATETVSPPSHHQALSETLELLEWPVVCEHLATFASTRMGLEAARATQLPHSLAETLQRQAETVEMAVLDDLTEGGLSFRSVNDLRPVLLRCLKGGVASGEELLAVAGTLAAARKLRRQIDDPELRPVCTALIETMVTLPDLEQRLKFSLEEGGRVADRASPPLAGLRQQWHGLRQERRDKLQELTRRYASFLQDSVIAQRHGRPVLAVKAGAVGQVSGQVHDSSASGNTVFIEPRSVLTMGNKLVDIEARIRKEEQRVLAELSDLVAQDEPVLNSLVEILLALDLALARGRYGRWLGAVPPNLSEDPEAPFLLRDLRHPLLIWQHKRSSGSPVVPISVDVSAQLRVVAITGPNTGGKTVSLKSLGLAALMARAGMLLPCSGQPSLPWCPQVLADIGDEQSLQQSLSTFSGHIKRIGRILHALESGPAPALVLLDEVGAGTDPSEGTALATALLKALADRARLTIATTHFGELKALKYSDDRFENASVAFNAETLSPTYELLWGIPGRSNALAIATRLGLDAGVLDQAQALLAPAAEGEVNTVIQGLEAQRQRQQAAAEDAAALLARTELLHEELLLRWQKQKQQTALHQEQGRQRLEQSIREGQNEVRSLIRRLRDDRADGETARKAGQRLRKLEDHHRPTKEKRAPKPGWRPEVGERVRLLALAKAAEVLAISDDGLQLTVRCGVMRSTVELNAVESLDGRKAEPPPVPVVKVQARSGLGAGAQVRTSRNTLDIRGMRVHEAESTVEEQLRNANGPLWVIHGIGTGKLKRGLRAWLDTVPYVERVVDAEQGDGGPGCSVVWVR; the protein is encoded by the coding sequence ATGAACCCCCCGGTGGCATCCCTTCCAACTGCGACTGAGACCGTGAGTCCCCCTAGTCACCATCAGGCCTTAAGTGAAACGCTTGAGCTTTTGGAGTGGCCTGTGGTGTGCGAGCACCTGGCAACCTTTGCAAGCACGCGCATGGGCCTCGAAGCGGCCCGGGCGACCCAGTTGCCCCATTCGCTTGCGGAGACGCTTCAGCGACAGGCCGAAACCGTTGAAATGGCGGTTTTGGACGATCTCACGGAAGGAGGGCTGAGTTTCCGAAGTGTGAATGATCTTCGGCCAGTTCTGCTGCGATGCCTCAAAGGTGGTGTGGCCTCAGGAGAAGAGTTGCTGGCGGTGGCTGGAACCCTTGCTGCGGCAAGAAAATTGCGTCGTCAAATCGACGATCCGGAGCTGCGTCCCGTCTGTACAGCTCTGATCGAAACGATGGTCACCCTGCCTGATCTAGAGCAGCGCTTGAAGTTTTCCCTGGAAGAAGGCGGTCGTGTTGCGGATCGGGCGAGCCCACCCTTGGCGGGCCTTCGACAGCAATGGCATGGCTTGCGCCAGGAGCGACGCGACAAGCTCCAAGAGCTCACGCGTCGTTACGCGTCATTTCTCCAAGACTCAGTCATCGCGCAACGTCATGGACGCCCTGTCCTCGCCGTTAAGGCAGGCGCTGTAGGTCAAGTGTCGGGCCAAGTTCACGACAGTTCGGCGTCTGGGAACACCGTTTTTATCGAGCCTCGCTCGGTGCTCACGATGGGCAACAAGCTGGTCGATATCGAGGCTCGAATTCGAAAAGAGGAACAGCGCGTTCTCGCTGAGTTGAGTGACTTGGTTGCCCAGGACGAGCCAGTGCTGAACTCACTCGTTGAGATTCTGTTAGCCCTGGATTTGGCTTTGGCCCGGGGGCGTTACGGCCGTTGGCTCGGGGCTGTTCCCCCCAATCTTTCGGAAGATCCTGAGGCTCCCTTCTTGCTGAGGGACTTGCGACATCCATTGCTCATTTGGCAGCACAAACGGTCCAGCGGTTCGCCGGTGGTGCCGATCAGTGTGGATGTGTCCGCACAACTCCGCGTGGTTGCGATCACAGGCCCCAACACCGGCGGAAAAACTGTGAGCCTGAAGAGCCTTGGGTTAGCCGCACTCATGGCTCGTGCCGGGATGCTGCTCCCTTGTTCTGGGCAGCCGTCCTTGCCCTGGTGTCCCCAAGTCTTGGCCGATATCGGCGATGAGCAGTCGCTTCAGCAGAGCTTGTCCACATTTAGCGGACATATCAAACGTATTGGCAGGATCCTGCACGCACTTGAATCTGGTCCAGCGCCAGCCTTGGTGCTGTTGGATGAAGTGGGAGCAGGGACAGATCCAAGCGAAGGCACGGCTTTGGCTACAGCTCTACTGAAGGCATTGGCGGATCGTGCTCGACTCACGATCGCGACAACGCACTTTGGCGAGCTCAAGGCGCTCAAATACTCCGACGACCGTTTTGAAAACGCTTCGGTGGCCTTTAACGCCGAAACCCTGTCTCCGACTTATGAACTTCTCTGGGGAATCCCTGGGCGTAGCAATGCCTTAGCGATTGCGACGCGTTTAGGTCTTGATGCAGGGGTGCTGGATCAAGCGCAAGCCCTCTTGGCTCCGGCGGCGGAGGGTGAGGTGAACACGGTGATTCAAGGCCTTGAGGCGCAACGCCAGCGACAGCAAGCAGCGGCGGAAGATGCTGCAGCTCTTTTGGCTCGTACAGAGCTGTTGCATGAAGAGTTGCTTTTGCGCTGGCAGAAGCAAAAGCAGCAGACGGCATTGCATCAAGAACAAGGACGTCAGCGACTGGAACAGTCCATCCGTGAAGGACAGAACGAGGTGCGTTCGTTGATTCGACGGTTGCGGGACGACCGCGCTGATGGTGAAACGGCGCGTAAGGCCGGACAACGCCTTCGCAAACTGGAAGACCATCACCGTCCAACGAAGGAAAAGCGAGCACCGAAACCCGGCTGGCGACCTGAGGTCGGAGAACGCGTTCGGTTGCTGGCCTTGGCAAAGGCTGCAGAAGTATTGGCTATCTCAGACGACGGTCTGCAGCTCACGGTGCGTTGCGGCGTGATGCGCAGCACTGTGGAACTCAATGCTGTTGAAAGCTTGGATGGACGGAAGGCGGAACCACCTCCGGTTCCCGTTGTGAAGGTGCAAGCGCGCTCTGGATTGGGAGCAGGCGCTCAAGTTCGCACGAGCCGCAACACTTTGGATATTCGTGGGATGCGTGTGCACGAAGCTGAATCCACCGTTGAAGAACAGCTCCGGAATGCCAATGGACCGCTGTGGGTGATCCATGGAATCGGCACAGGCAAGCTGAAGCGTGGCCTGCGGGCGTGGCTCGATACGGTGCCCTATGTGGAGCGGGTCGTTGATGCTGAGCAGGGTGATGGGGGGCCTGGTTGCAGCGTTGTTTGGGTGCGTTGA
- a CDS encoding ABC transporter ATP-binding protein, with product MSGVRFEALSKTYPGRRGEAPVEVLRKLDLTIKDGEFLVLVGPSGCGKSTLLRLLAGLDRPSSGEILIGDRPVSRVRPAQRDVAMVFQSYALYPHLSVRDNLSFGLRRSQSRSPWQQLQDQFSRATRGWPPALRVRSSREQQITEQVQTVTKALELEPLLDRLPKELSGGQKQRVALGRAMARKPAVFLMDEPLSNLDAKLRNSTRTRIVELQRALGTTTVYVTHDQVEAMTMGHRIAVLNAGKLQQLGTPMELYNWPSNLFVAQFIGSPPMALLPVCVGPNATLLLGDRRLPVEGPLVQALSSLEGQQLTAGLRPEGWILAPATNRNLTAEVSHCEVLGNEQVITCRLLEGDHLIQVRTPPKPLYQPTQMVHLSPDPRGWRLFDGLGNAVAMPDTI from the coding sequence TTGTCAGGCGTCCGTTTCGAAGCTCTCAGTAAGACCTACCCCGGACGACGCGGCGAAGCACCAGTGGAGGTGTTGCGAAAACTAGATCTAACAATCAAAGATGGGGAATTTTTGGTTCTTGTTGGGCCATCAGGCTGTGGCAAAAGCACACTGCTGCGCTTACTGGCTGGCTTAGATCGCCCCAGCTCCGGTGAAATCCTGATTGGTGATCGACCGGTCAGCCGCGTTCGACCAGCGCAACGCGACGTGGCCATGGTGTTCCAGAGCTATGCGCTCTATCCCCACCTCAGCGTGCGAGACAACCTGAGTTTTGGGCTGCGCCGAAGCCAATCACGCTCACCATGGCAGCAACTGCAGGACCAATTCAGTCGTGCCACGCGAGGCTGGCCACCAGCACTCAGAGTCCGTTCGAGCCGAGAACAACAAATCACTGAGCAAGTCCAAACGGTGACCAAGGCTCTCGAGTTGGAGCCACTCTTGGATCGGTTGCCGAAGGAATTGTCCGGCGGCCAAAAACAACGCGTCGCCTTGGGACGTGCCATGGCGCGAAAACCTGCGGTGTTCCTGATGGATGAACCGCTCAGCAACCTCGACGCCAAGCTCCGCAACAGCACACGCACCCGCATCGTTGAACTGCAACGAGCCCTGGGCACCACCACGGTGTACGTCACCCACGATCAAGTGGAAGCGATGACGATGGGCCACCGGATTGCCGTGTTGAACGCAGGCAAGCTCCAACAACTGGGAACACCGATGGAGCTTTACAACTGGCCATCCAATTTATTCGTGGCGCAGTTCATCGGGAGTCCGCCGATGGCACTTCTACCGGTTTGCGTTGGGCCGAACGCAACCCTGCTACTCGGGGATCGACGGCTTCCCGTTGAAGGACCTTTAGTTCAGGCTCTTTCCAGCCTTGAAGGACAGCAGCTCACCGCAGGGCTGAGGCCAGAGGGCTGGATCTTGGCTCCGGCAACAAACCGGAATTTGACCGCAGAAGTCAGCCACTGCGAAGTGCTGGGCAACGAGCAGGTCATCACCTGTCGTCTGCTGGAAGGAGATCACTTAATCCAGGTGCGCACGCCGCCCAAGCCCCTCTATCAACCAACACAAATGGTGCATCTCTCACCAGATCCACGCGGTTGGAGGTTGTTTGATGGACTCGGCAACGCAGTTGCCATGCCAGACACGATCTAA